A genomic region of Catalinimonas niigatensis contains the following coding sequences:
- a CDS encoding type II toxin-antitoxin system RelE/ParE family toxin produces the protein MIISFGSKQTKSVWDGERVPKWPIEIQKIGRRKLRMLHNSQNIADLRIPPSNRLEKLSGNLSAYYSIRINDQWRIIFQWDNGQASEVEIIDYH, from the coding sequence ATGATAATTTCCTTTGGTTCAAAGCAAACTAAAAGTGTATGGGATGGTGAAAGAGTGCCTAAATGGCCTATTGAAATTCAAAAAATTGGCAGACGAAAATTGAGAATGTTACATAACTCTCAGAATATTGCGGATTTAAGGATACCCCCATCCAATAGATTAGAAAAATTGTCTGGAAATTTAAGTGCTTACTATAGCATTAGAATTAATGATCAGTGGAGAATTATCTTCCAGTGGGATAACGGACAGGCATCAGAAGTAGAAATTATTGATTATCACTAA
- a CDS encoding HigA family addiction module antitoxin encodes MEQLPNIHPGEVLQEEFLIPLEISAYRLSKDIGIPQTRVSEIVKGRRRITADTALRLSYYFGTSAKFWLGLQDDYDIEEETKVKKSELESIKKYENDAA; translated from the coding sequence ATGGAGCAATTACCAAATATTCATCCAGGAGAAGTTTTACAGGAAGAATTCTTAATTCCCCTGGAGATTTCTGCTTATAGACTATCAAAAGACATAGGAATTCCTCAAACGAGAGTGAGTGAAATTGTTAAAGGTCGCAGAAGAATTACCGCTGATACAGCTTTGAGATTGAGCTACTACTTTGGAACAAGTGCTAAATTCTGGTTAGGATTACAAGATGACTATGATATTGAGGAAGAAACGAAAGTGAAGAAGTCCGAATTAGAAAGTATAAAGAAATATGAAAATGACGCGGCATAA